A stretch of the Capsicum annuum cultivar UCD-10X-F1 chromosome 10, UCD10Xv1.1, whole genome shotgun sequence genome encodes the following:
- the LOC124887958 gene encoding uncharacterized protein LOC124887958 encodes MFLSKDSTKVIDTKLIRMVDSLSFFEKYPWGKETFQLTMDYLKKKSDLKKQKEVFDEKQKASYALFGFPWAFMIWIYEAFPHLGEFAGKLMDEPLPIPRILGWHTSKSDKIIEGDPFKYKGKVTENVHPYIILTVREKKMAYMITFEPYTDEVKNNVLNGLKKELERVTVLTSNEDSDDDGDLGGNPVGVRVGDDDSPSTSKDAAGNSSPRDLYKRVAVLEEAVLDIAAYIKEQRIKKKENDE; translated from the exons ATGTTTCTTTCgaaagattcgacgaaggttATCGACACAAAACTTATTCGAATGGTcgactctttgagtttcttcgagaagtatccgtgggggaaagagacatttcaactgaccatggactatctgaagaagaaaagtgacctgaagaagcaaaaggaagtatttgatgagaagcagaaggcatcctatgctctattcggatttccctgggcattcatg atttggatctatgaggcctttcctcatcttggagaATTTGCTGGAAAATTAATGGACGAGCCCTTACCCATCCCCCGCATCCTCGGATGGCACACTTCAAAAAGTGACAAGATAATCGAAGGagacccattcaagtataaaggaaaagttaccgag aACGTGCACCCGTACATTATCCTTACTGTTCGTGAGAAGAAGATGGCTTACATGATTACATTTGAGCCATATACAGacgaggtgaagaataacgtcctcaatggcttgaagaaagagttagaaagAGTGACCGTCCTCacttcaaatgaggacagtgatgatgacggggatttgggtggtaaccccgttggagtacgcgttggtgatgatgattctccgagcacctccaaagatgcagCGGGAAACTCATCCCCCAGAGATCTTTATAAGCGTGTGGCTGTGCTCGAGGAagcggtgttggatattgctgcctatatcaaagagcaaagaataaagaaaaaggaaaatgatgagTGA